A segment of the bacterium genome:
TCGTGCTGGCGATCTCCTTCTTCGCCGTGCTGGCCCTGATCTTCATGCCGGTCTTCGGCGCAGGCAGGGACGGCAAGCCCCTGAACGGCCTGGACTACGCCGACGACCTGTTCAACAAGCTCTCGAAGGGCTCCTCGTACTTCATCCCCAAGCTGCAGAAGAACGTCCAGGGCTGGGCGGGCAAGCCCTTCGATGCGGCGGTGACGCTCGACAAGCCTGAAACGGCGGCGCTGGCCGCGACGCTCTTCACGACGGCGGGCGCGACCGCCGGCGCCGACGGGGCCAGGCTGTCGGTCAAGGGCGACCTCGGCGCGGTGCTCGCGGCGGTGCTCGTGGACGCCGACAACATGTACAAGAACGACGGGGCGGCGGTCTCGGGCCGCTACGGCGGCGCCAAGGAGAAGGCCGCGCTCAAGACCTGGTGGCAGGCCTTCTCGGCGATCGACAAGGAGTTCAAGAAGACCGGCAAGATCGAGGAGTCGAACGCGATCTCCGAGGTCTTGAAGAAGGGTGTCGAGACCGCGTACAACTATTACGGGATCCCGGCGGAGAAGGTGGCCGACAAGGCGGTGCTGATGACGGCGGTGCTCGTCTTCTATCTTGTCTACACGCTCTGGTGGGGCTTCGCGATCTTCTACATCTTCGACGGGATCGGCCTGACGATGACGAAGGCCAAGGTCAAGAAGGAGGCCTAGGAAAGACATGAAGATACTCGTTCCCGTCGACGGGTCCAAGCACGCCGAAGAGGCGCTGTACACCGCGATCGACCTGCTCAAGAGCAAGGGCGGCGAGCTGTTCGTCCTGACGGTCGTCCCGAGCTTCGAGTCGTTCGACCTGGAGCTCTCGCTCTCGGGGCGGGAGCACCTGAAGCAGGACTTCGAGGCCAAGGGCACCAAGGTGGTGAACCGCTCCTGCGACATCGCCACCGGCGAGGGCGTCAAGGTCCACTGCAAGGCCGAGGTCTCCGCGACCAACATCCCCGACGCGATCATCGGCTTCGCGGAGAAGGAAAAGGTCGACCTCGTGGTGATCGGCAGCCGCGGCCTCTCGCCGGCGTCGCGCTTCCGGATGGGCTCCGTGGCCTCGAAGGTCGTGCGCCACGCACCCTGTTCTGTCTACGTGGTGAAGGCGAAGGCCTGATCCCGCGGCGGGGGCGCCGCCCCCGCCGTCGTCGCGCTGTGCGGCCCCGGTGCCCTTCCGACGTGGTCGGGGAGGCGCCGGGGCCGAGCGCCGTCAGGCCAGCAGCCTGGCGAGCTCTTCGCGCAGCGCCGCCGCCGTGTACGGCTTGTGCAGACACGCCGCGAAGCCGTGCCGCCGGTACTCCGCGATCGCGTCGCTGCCGGCGTAGCCGCTGGAGACGATGGCCCGCACGCCCGGGTCCATCTCCAGCAGCGCGCGCACGGTCTCCAATCCCCCCATGCCGCCCCGTATCGTCAGGTCGAGGATGACGATGTCGTAGGGCCGGCCGGCTTCCCGCTCCGCGCGGTAGCGCTCGAGCACCTGCTCGCCGCAGGCCACGGCGTCGGCTGCGTGGCCCAGCGCCCCAAGCAACTCCACGGCGACCTGGCGGACCACGTCCTCGTCGTCCATGAAGAGGATGCGGCCGCGGCGCCCCCCGCCGGCGGGGGCGGCGGTGATCTCCGCGGCGACGGGCGCCCGGGACGCCGGCAGCAGGATGGTGAACGTCGAGCCCTTGCCGGGCGCCGACACCACGCCGATTGTCCCCCCGTGGTTGCGGACGATGGCGTGGGAGGTGGCCAGGCCCAGCCCGCTGCCGCCCTCCTTCGTGGTGAAGTACGGGTCGAAGACCCTCGGGAGGTCGCCTTCCGCGATGCCGACGCCGCTGTCCCGGATGGTGATCTCGACCGCAGCCGCCGGCGCCATGCCCGGCGGGAGGGGCGCCGCCGGAAGGTTGCGCGCCCCGATCTCCACCGTCCCCCCGTGGGGCATGGCCTGGTCGGCGTTCAGGACGATGTTCTGGATCACCTGGGCCAGCTGTCCGGCGTCGGCCTCGACGTTCCACAGATCGGGCGCGGCCGCGATCCGGCAGGTCGTGCGCGCCCCGCTCAGCGAGAAGGTGGCGGCGCTCTCGAGGAGCGGTGCGAGCGCCAGGACCTTCTTCACCGGCCTGCCGCCCTTGGAGAAGGTCAGGAGCTGGTTCGTGAGGTTCACCGCCTGGTGCAGCGCCTGCTCCGCCTTCGCGAGCATGGCGAGGGAGCGCTCGCGGTCGTCTGCGGCCAGCCGCGCCACCGAGATGTAGCCGAACACGCCCTGCAGGAGGTTGTTGAAGTCGTGCGCGATGCCGCCGGCGAGCGTGCCCACGGACTCGAGCTTCTGGCTCTTGAGGCGCTCGGCCTCGAGGAGGCGCCGCTCGGTGATGTCCGTGAAGAAACCCACGAGGGTGGCGCGGCCCTCGAGCTCCACCCGCACCGTGCTGATCGCCACGCGCACGGGAGAGCCGTCACGCCGCCTGAAGGTCCGTTCGCTGGTCCGCGTCCGGCCGTCGACGTGGGCCCGGAAGCGGGCGACGGACTCGTCGGCCTCCTCGGGCGCGACCAGCTCCGGGACGGTGAGCGCCAGCAGTTCCTGCTCGGGGTACCCGAGCATGCGGCAGATCTGCGGATTGGCGTAGCGGATCGCGCGGCCGTCGACGTCGGCGGCGAGGATGCCCACCGAGGCACCCTCGATGATGGCGCGGAACCGCGCCTCCGAGTACCGGAGGGCCTCGGCCGTCCGCCTGCGCTCCGTGACGTCGAGGATCACGGCCTGGGACCGCACGACGCCTCCCTCCGCGTCGCGCTCGCCCGTCGCGGAAAGCATGACCTCGACGATCCCGCCGTCCTTCCTGATGAACTGGTAGGGTACGTCCCTGGCGAAGCCGTCCCGGAAGAAGGCGGGCAGGACGACCTCCTCCGCGTACCGGCGCGAGGCGGGCGTGTAGAAGTCGGTCACCTTCCTGCCGATGACCTCGGCGCGCTCGTACCCGAGCGTCCGGAGCCAGTGGTCGTTGACCTCCACGAGCCGGGCGTCGCGGTCGATCGAGTGCAGCAGCACCGGCGTCTCGTTGTAGAGGCGCCGGTACTTGGCCTCGCTCTCCCGCAGCGCCGCCTCGGTCCGCCTGACCTCGGTCACGTCCCGCCCGGTGCACTGGTACTCGACGAGGCTTCCTTCGGCGTCGAAGATCGCGTGGTGGGTCCACTGGTGCCAGGTCACCCGGCCGTCCGGCAGGACGATGCGCGCCTCGGCGATCATGGAGGGGTGCTCCCGGTCGAGGGCCGCGACGTCCCTGATGAGCGCCTCGCGGTCGTCGGGGTGGATGAAGGGGTGGTAGCAGGTGCCGATCAGCTGCTCGCGGGTCATGCCCGCATAGCGGCAGAGCGTGTCGTTGACGAAGGTGAGGATGCCGCCGGGAGCATACCGCACCACAAACTCGGCCTGGGTGTCGACGATGGCCCGATAGCGGCTCTCGCTGGCCTGAAGCCGCTCCTGCGCCTCCTTCTGCGCGGTGATGTCGGCGATGACGCCGATCAGGCCGATGTCGGCGCCGCGCGCATCGTGGAACCGCCGGCCGGAAAGGTGTCCCCAGAACGACGAGCCGTCGCGCCGCCAGTAGCGGCGATCGACGTCGACCGACTCGATCTCGCTCGCCAGCAGGGCGAGCATGGTGCGCCGGCCGGTCTCACGCTCCGAGGGGTGCACGAGGTCGACGTACTCGCAGCCGACCATCTCCGCGAGAGGACGCAGGAACATCTCCGCCATGCGCCGGTTGGCGTGCGTGATCCTGCCGGCCTTGTCGACGAGGAAGATCCCGACGCTGGCCGTGTCCAGGATCTGCCGCAGCAGACTGCTCCGGTCTTCCTGTCGCTGCTCGCCCCGGCGCTGATCGTCCACGGCAGGGTACTCTAGCGCATCCGGCGCGGGTGGCGAAGTGCCCCGGATGCCTAGCGCCGCGCGCGGAGAATGGCCGCCTGCAGCTCCTCGAAGGTGATCGTGTCCTGCTGCACGAGCAGCGTGCCGTCGAGGGCGACCGAGGCGACCGGAGGGTCGACGCCGGGGCGGTAGTCCGCAGAGGTGTCCTTGACGATGACCAGCTCGACGCCGAAGGCGTCCCGCGCGTGGGCGGCCGCCGCGAAGTTCGCCTGGCACTTGCGTCCCATCGGCTCGTTGACGTAGAGCGTGACGACCGGCTTCCTCACCCGCGCCTCCCTCTTCCCCGGGGGGCGATTATCGCACGCGTGCGAGGCTGCGAG
Coding sequences within it:
- a CDS encoding universal stress protein, giving the protein MKILVPVDGSKHAEEALYTAIDLLKSKGGELFVLTVVPSFESFDLELSLSGREHLKQDFEAKGTKVVNRSCDIATGEGVKVHCKAEVSATNIPDAIIGFAEKEKVDLVVIGSRGLSPASRFRMGSVASKVVRHAPCSVYVVKAKA
- a CDS encoding PAS domain S-box protein encodes the protein MDDQRRGEQRQEDRSSLLRQILDTASVGIFLVDKAGRITHANRRMAEMFLRPLAEMVGCEYVDLVHPSERETGRRTMLALLASEIESVDVDRRYWRRDGSSFWGHLSGRRFHDARGADIGLIGVIADITAQKEAQERLQASESRYRAIVDTQAEFVVRYAPGGILTFVNDTLCRYAGMTREQLIGTCYHPFIHPDDREALIRDVAALDREHPSMIAEARIVLPDGRVTWHQWTHHAIFDAEGSLVEYQCTGRDVTEVRRTEAALRESEAKYRRLYNETPVLLHSIDRDARLVEVNDHWLRTLGYERAEVIGRKVTDFYTPASRRYAEEVVLPAFFRDGFARDVPYQFIRKDGGIVEVMLSATGERDAEGGVVRSQAVILDVTERRRTAEALRYSEARFRAIIEGASVGILAADVDGRAIRYANPQICRMLGYPEQELLALTVPELVAPEEADESVARFRAHVDGRTRTSERTFRRRDGSPVRVAISTVRVELEGRATLVGFFTDITERRLLEAERLKSQKLESVGTLAGGIAHDFNNLLQGVFGYISVARLAADDRERSLAMLAKAEQALHQAVNLTNQLLTFSKGGRPVKKVLALAPLLESAATFSLSGARTTCRIAAAPDLWNVEADAGQLAQVIQNIVLNADQAMPHGGTVEIGARNLPAAPLPPGMAPAAAVEITIRDSGVGIAEGDLPRVFDPYFTTKEGGSGLGLATSHAIVRNHGGTIGVVSAPGKGSTFTILLPASRAPVAAEITAAPAGGGRRGRILFMDDEDVVRQVAVELLGALGHAADAVACGEQVLERYRAEREAGRPYDIVILDLTIRGGMGGLETVRALLEMDPGVRAIVSSGYAGSDAIAEYRRHGFAACLHKPYTAAALREELARLLA